One Lachnospiraceae bacterium C1.1 genomic region harbors:
- a CDS encoding RNA methyltransferase, translating to MISSYTNARLNGVRSLRDRSKARREKDAFVVEGIRAYKEIPEEDLLETYVSESFHKRYPSIKGEIVKEEVFKKLSDTTSPQGVLAVVRQKHYKLADLIKAENGLFLVLEGIQDPGNLGTMLRSGEGAGVTALIMDRKTADIYSPKVVRSTMGTIFRVPFIYTDDLRSTVEEMKKAGVRFYAAHLKGSKNYCDIEYAPKTAFMIGNEGNGLSDELTAMADERLLIPMKGKVESLNASVSASILMYKYAEKNYG from the coding sequence ATGATAAGCTCATACACGAACGCACGCCTTAACGGCGTGCGCTCTCTTCGAGACAGATCCAAGGCAAGACGTGAGAAGGATGCCTTCGTAGTGGAGGGAATTCGCGCCTATAAAGAAATACCGGAAGAAGATCTTCTGGAGACATACGTATCAGAGAGTTTTCATAAAAGATATCCTTCGATAAAGGGAGAGATCGTAAAGGAAGAAGTTTTTAAGAAGCTCAGTGATACAACCAGCCCACAAGGCGTGCTCGCTGTCGTGCGTCAGAAGCATTACAAACTTGCTGACCTCATAAAAGCTGAGAACGGCCTTTTTTTAGTTTTGGAAGGAATTCAGGATCCGGGAAATCTTGGAACCATGCTCAGAAGCGGAGAGGGCGCCGGAGTTACGGCGTTGATAATGGACAGAAAAACGGCTGATATTTATTCGCCTAAGGTCGTTCGCTCAACAATGGGAACGATCTTCAGGGTACCGTTTATATATACTGATGATCTCAGATCAACTGTGGAAGAAATGAAAAAGGCAGGTGTGCGTTTTTATGCGGCACATCTGAAGGGAAGTAAAAACTACTGCGATATCGAATATGCGCCCAAAACGGCATTCATGATCGGAAACGAAGGAAATGGACTTTCCGATGAACTGACTGCGATGGCGGATGAGAGGTTACTCATTCCCATGAAGGGAAAGGTAGAGTCGCTTAACGCATCGGTATCGGCATCAATACTTATGTATAAATACGCTGAGAAAAATTACGGCTGA
- the argF gene encoding ornithine carbamoyltransferase — protein sequence MKSLKGRHLLSLRDYTTEEITYLIDLAAKFKEMKKEGIAHDVFKTKNIALIFEKTSTRTRCAFEVAAHDLGMGSTYLDPKGSQIGKKESIADTAQVLGRMFDGIEYRGFGQEIVEELAQYAGVPVWNGLTNEYHPTQILADMLTIRETFGKLKGLKFVYMGDARYNMGNSLMIGCAKLGLDFVACAPEKYFPNPSLVEECREWAASSGSTITLSTDPAEAVKGADVIYTDVWVSMGESDAVWEERIKDLTPYKVTMDLMRKAGEDAIFMHCLPAFHDLKTEIGAEMGKRFKITEMEVTDEVFNHYSDSVFEEAENRMHTIKAVMAATLGYEDK from the coding sequence ATGAAATCATTAAAAGGCAGACACTTACTTTCACTTAGGGACTACACAACAGAAGAGATCACATATCTTATTGATCTGGCTGCAAAATTCAAGGAGATGAAAAAAGAGGGCATCGCACATGATGTGTTTAAGACAAAAAATATTGCCCTTATCTTTGAGAAGACTTCAACACGTACACGCTGTGCCTTTGAAGTTGCAGCCCACGATCTCGGAATGGGTTCAACTTACCTTGATCCTAAGGGTTCACAGATTGGAAAGAAAGAGTCTATAGCCGATACTGCCCAGGTTCTTGGCCGTATGTTTGACGGAATCGAATACAGAGGTTTTGGTCAGGAAATAGTTGAAGAGCTGGCACAGTATGCCGGAGTTCCCGTATGGAACGGCCTTACAAATGAGTATCATCCGACACAGATCCTTGCAGATATGCTTACAATAAGGGAGACCTTTGGAAAATTAAAGGGTCTTAAATTCGTATATATGGGAGATGCCAGATACAACATGGGAAATTCCCTCATGATAGGCTGCGCAAAGCTCGGGCTTGATTTCGTAGCCTGTGCTCCTGAGAAATACTTCCCTAATCCTTCACTTGTAGAGGAGTGCAGAGAGTGGGCAGCATCTTCCGGATCAACCATTACACTTTCAACAGACCCTGCTGAAGCAGTAAAGGGTGCCGATGTGATCTATACAGATGTATGGGTTTCAATGGGTGAGAGCGATGCCGTTTGGGAAGAGCGTATAAAGGATCTCACACCTTACAAGGTAACAATGGATCTCATGAGAAAAGCCGGCGAAGATGCAATCTTTATGCACTGCCTGCCTGCTTTCCATGACCTTAAGACTGAGATCGGTGCTGAAATGGGAAAGAGATTCAAGATTACAGAGATGGAAGTTACCGACGAAGTATTCAATCATTACAGTGATTCAGTATTTGAAGAAGCTGAGAACCGTATGCATACCATAAAGGCAGTTATGGCTGCAACACTTGGATATGAAGATAAATAA